The following proteins are encoded in a genomic region of Magnolia sinica isolate HGM2019 chromosome 1, MsV1, whole genome shotgun sequence:
- the LOC131239509 gene encoding uncharacterized protein LOC131239509: protein MLSFQRNLIRPSGLILTVHILSIWIIGFASREIKPSDHGLPYQSSSGAESPEMAAFFNGTSSVVARNPSDPHETGPVELGHVRGERRGHVMEVVLIAGSLVLGVVGITLAIVSAFFYLFQIRRGDKRQTRCALG, encoded by the coding sequence ATGCTTTCTTTCCAgcgaaatctgatccgtccatctggcCTCATCCTAACCGTTCATATTCTTTCAATTTGGATCATCGGATTCGCGTCTCGAGAAATCAAGCCGTCGGACCACGGCTTGCCGTACCAGAGCTCGTCGGGAGCGGAGTCGCCCGAGATGGCGGCGTTTTTCAACGGGACGTCGTCTGTCGTGGCGAGGAATCCGAGCGATCCGCACGAGACGGGGCCCGTGGAGTTAGGTCACGTGAGGGGGGAGAGGAGAGGTCACGTGATGGAGGTGGTGCTGATTGCAGGGAGCTTGGTTCTTGGCGTTGTTGGCATTACTCTAGCCATCGTTTCTGCATTCTTCTATCTGTTTCAGATACGGAGAGGAGACAAACGCCAAACGCGATGCGCGCTGGGATAG
- the LOC131239586 gene encoding uncharacterized protein LOC131239586, whose amino-acid sequence MLSFRRNLSSLILTVHILSIWIVGFASREIRPSDHGLPYQKSPEAESPEMVSFFNVPSSDVARNRSNPHEAWPMEFGHVTEKEGSHVWEVVVLAGILVLGVVGVALLVAAAFIYLSQTRRPDKC is encoded by the coding sequence ATGCTTTCTTTCCGGCGAAATCTATCTAGCCTCATCCTAACCGTTCATATTCTTTCAATTTGGATCGTCGGATTCGCGTCTCGAGAAATCAGGCCTTCGGACCATGGCCTGCCGTATCAGAAGTCGCCCGAAGCGGAGTCCCCCGAGATGGTGTCGTTTTTCAACGTGCCGTCGTCTGACGTGGCGAGGAATCGGAGCAATCCGCACGAGGCGTGGCCCATGGAGTTTGGTCACGTGACTGAGAAGGAGGGAAGTCACGTGTGGGAGGTGGTGGTGCTTGCAGGGATCTTGGTTCTCGGAGTTGTTGGGGTAGCTCTGCTCGTCGCTGCCGCATTCATCTATCTATCTCAGACACGGAGACCAGACAAATGCTAA